In the genome of Neodiprion pinetum isolate iyNeoPine1 chromosome 2, iyNeoPine1.2, whole genome shotgun sequence, one region contains:
- the LOC124212340 gene encoding SRA stem-loop-interacting RNA-binding protein, mitochondrial-like, which translates to MAAKVAESTHKLFVSNLPWTVAHRQLKEYFSQFGFVSNAYVVFDRTTGMSKGYGFVTFSSPKELNVAVKKTHHFLEGNPIYLSDPHTTNQPQQ; encoded by the coding sequence ATGGCAGCCAAAGTTGCAGAGTCAACTCATAAATTGTTCGTAAGCAACTTGCCCTGGACTGTAGCACATAGGCAGTTGAAAGAATACTTTTCACAGTTTGGCTTTGTCTCCAACGCGTATGTTGTTTTTGACAGAACGACTGGAATGAGCAAAGGCTATGGCTTTGTTACGTTTAGTAGTCCAAAAGAACTGAACGTTGCAGTCAAAAAGACACATCACTTTCTAGAAGGAAACCCGATATACCTTTCAGACCCCCATACTACCAATCAGCCCCAACAGTGA
- the LOC124212338 gene encoding acyl-CoA-binding domain-containing protein 6 — MANSESADISQLDKTFDRAADHLQSLASQLDSGQLLGFYGLYKQATVGPCDTPRPSWYQTQAKHKWEAWKALGDMGKEVAMGSYIRAVGKLDPTWEKDARLGSQAWVTVSRLPNTDVELRDIDKTLLDWVKDGDEEKVRDIIARDRKSINVSDDSGMLPIHWASDRGYMPTIKCLVENGAEVNARDNEGQTALHYAASCGHAEVVKYLLSVGAQCVKDNDGMTPKDVADEQIAALL, encoded by the coding sequence atGGCTAACAGTGAGTCCGCCGATATATCTCAGCTTGACAAAACATTCGATAGGGCTGCGGATCACCTTCAATCTTTAGCGTCACAATTAGATTCCGGACAGCTTTTAGGCTTTTATGGTCTGTATAAACAAGCTACTGTAGGACCATGCGACACACCCCGACCGAGTTGGTATCAAACCCAAGCTAAACATAAATGGGAGGCGTGGAAAGCACTGGGTGACATGGGCAAGGAAGTTGCTATGGGAAGTTACATACGAGCAGTAGGTAAGTTAGATCCTACGTGGGAGAAAGACGCTAGATTAGGATCCCAGGCTTGGGTCACAGTTAGTCGTTTACCCAACACAGATGTAGAGCTTCGAGATATAGACAAGACTTTGTTAGATTGGGTTAAAGACGGAGATGAAGAAAAGGTTAGAGATATAATAGCCAGAGACCGGAAATCTATAAACGTTTCTGATGACTCTGGAATGTTACCGATACACTGGGCATCTGATCGAGGCTACATGCCGACTATAAAATGTCTTGTCGAGAACGGAGCCGAAGTAAACGCTCGAGATAACGAGGGACAAACTGCCCTGCATTACGCAGCTTCCTGCGGTCATGCAGAAGTAGTAAAATACCTCTTGTCTGTTGGGGCTCAGTGTGTAAAGGACAACGATGGTATGACCCCGAAAGATGTAGCGGATGAACAAATAGCGGCCTTGCTTTGA